DNA from Babylonia areolata isolate BAREFJ2019XMU chromosome 35, ASM4173473v1, whole genome shotgun sequence:
tcccatagaactctgttacctgtcaggttaaaagttaaagatcccatagaacTCTGTTATCTTacaggttaaaagttaaagatcccatagaactctgttacctgtcaggttaaaagttaaagatcccatagaacTCTGTTATCTTacaggttaaaagttaaagatcccaaagaactctgttacctgtcaggttaaaagttaaagatcccatagaactcttgttacctgtcaggttaaaagttaaagatcccatagaacTCTGTTATCTTacaggttaaaagttaaagatcccatagaacTTTAGTACCTgtcaggttaaaagttaaagatcccatagaacTCTGTTATCTTacaggttaaaagttaaagatcccatagaactctgttacctgtcaggttaaaagttaaagatcccgtagAACTCTGTTACCTGttcaggttaaaagttaaagatcccatagaattctgttacctgtcaggttaaaagttaaagatcccatagaactctgttacctgtcaggttaaaagttaaagatcccatagaactctgttacctgtcaggttaaaagttaaagatcccatagaactctgttacctgtcatgttaaaagttaaagatcccatagaactctgttacctgtcaggttaaaagttaaagatcccatagaacTCTGTTATCTTacaggttaaaagttaaagatcccatagaactctgttacctgtcaggttaaagttaaagatcccatagaactctgttacctgtcaggttaaaagttaaagatcccatagaactctgttacctgtcaggttaaaagttaaagatcccatagaactctgttacctgtcaggttaaaagttaaagatcccatagaactctgttacctgtcaggttaaaagttaaagatcccatagaactctgttacctgtcaggctaaaagttaaagatcccatagaactctgttacctgtcaggttaaaagttaaagatcccatagaacTCTGTTATCTTacaggttaaaagttaaagatcccatagaactctgttacctgtcaggttaaaagttaaagatcccatagaacTCTGTTATCTTacaggttaaaagttaaagatcccaaagaactctgttacctgtcaggttaaaagttaaagatcccatagaactcttgttacctgtcaggttaaaagttaaagatcccatagaacTCTGTTATCTTacaggttaaaagttaaagatcccatataACTTTAGTACCTgtcaggttaaaagttaaagatcccatagaacTCTGTTATCTTacaggttaaaagttaaagatcccatagaactctgttacctgtcaggttaaaagttaaagatcccgtagAACTCTGTTACCTGttcaggttaaaagttaaagatcccatagaattctgttacctgtcaggttaaaagttaaagatcccatagaactctgttacctgtcaggttaaaagttaaagatcccatagaactctgttacctgtcaggctaaaagttaaagatcccatagaactctgttacctgtcaggttaaaagttaaaagatcccatagaactctgttacctgtcaggtTAAAAGTTAACGATCCCGTAACCATCTATGGCCATGGAGACAGTGGGTTCGCCGCTCACACAGGGTCATGGACACCGAAAAAGAAGGCGGGGCACAATCCTCACAGTCCTCCGTTCTAACCTTCTCCAGCTGgtgtcaaaagaaaaacaaacaacaacaacaacaacaacacacacacacacacacacacacacacacacacacacaaacacacaaacaactccAAACAAAACCATCCaaccaaacaaatcaacaaacaacaacagcaacagcaacaacatgaaaaaaacaacccaacaacaacagaacaatggGAAAGTATTggttaacacgtgtgtgtgtgtgtgtgtgtgtgtgtgtgtgtgtgtgtgtgtgtgtgtgtggcttcagtATTATAGTTTGTTTTCATTACAAGAAagggtgtgctttttgttttgctttagatACAACTTTGCTGTTGATTTGCTGATGCAtttgtttctttatgtattttgttaaattcattcatttaaattcttttctttctttccttgtttctttccttctttctgtattttATTGATAAacatagtcgggacaacagtagTCTCCACTGCTGTCTGATGGTCTATAGACACTATAATAATCCATGGAATACTATAGCATCTGATGCTTATAGTCGGACACTACTGACATGTCTTGGCTTTTCTTTACACGCCCCTGTCAGTGTCAGTTCACGCTTTTGAGCGCGCTTTTGTCACGGCAGAGTCTGCTCCCGCCCCTGTTGAACTGGTGACGACTTCGTCCCATTCTTCTGGTCAATTCACaggactcccccctcccccttccttctcacccccccctccccgccactgcccccccccccccccaccccccacccccacccctacaccggTGTAACAGCTTCAAACTACTTACCTGTCGGGTTATATACCCCGGACGTCATTTTAGACTAAACTCgaatgaaccccccaccccccccccaccccccaaacctccccagcccctccccagcccccaaccccggGTTAAGTAATTTTATCGCGAGTCAGGATCGACCAACTCACCCCAACAAACACCTCCTTCCCAGACTTTGGAAATGATCAGACTGTATTACACGTATGGGTTTTAATCAAAGTGATGATAAGGAAAGGGGATAGTCGATCCGGCGGGAATTGCCCTTTAATTACTGACCCCCCCAGttaggggaggcgggggtgggggggtgggggggggcattctAGGCTAGTCAGATTTGAGTCCGTGCATAacgtccaattttagcatcctaaattgtTGCACCTATTGGtaacatttccatggtttgtgggacaaaaaaacaacaaccccaaaacaacaaccggaGAGATGATAAAGCaggatggtggcacgttagtttagggACTGATTCCACATCAAAACTGTGTAAAATAaagtacaaaataagagtcgaaatgcACTGGAAATGGGTCACAACATCTAcgaatggtaatatcgtttcatacgtgcacaaaacaaacaaacaaaaacacacacaagaaaaaaaaaaacacaaaaaaacaaacagccagtaaaataggtgcaataatttaggacgctaaaatagggcTTTATCCCCGATGATAATTATTACCAACCCcggggaaaacaaaacacaacaaaacaacacaggaggACGAAGATACTGCTACACTGAGTGCGTGCAAtggacaaccccaccccctccccccatctccggGTGGTGTGAAGATTGGTGGTAACTCATGCGTGACAGACAGTACTGTGGACACGGGGGCGTCAACGTGAGGggttttcttctcttgtttcagGTTTAAAGCTGAGGGTAAGGGCATTGTTGTGAGAATGTTGTGTCCACCCCaacggggaaaaaaaccaactagAAGAACCAAAACcaagaaaaacagcagcagcatcaacaaaaacaaaaccgctgTACAGTGTAttgacaaaaatcaacaacaacaaaaacaaacaacaacaacaaataaacaaacaaacaaaaaacaacaacaacaactccctaaaaaaacaacacaaatgacCGGTTTATTTTTAAAAGTACACAGGGCTACACGAACGATGTATTTAAAGCCGTACGTTTTTGTAAACTTTTTCGAACGCTGTGTGTTTATACATAACACACAAGCCATCATTATAGAGCAAGTTTTCCGCTGACCTGTTCGAGGTATTACCGTTTTTGGAAATGATATGGTTCTTGACGTTTGACCGACTTTTTATtgtattccgtgtgtgtgtgtgtgtgtgtgtgtgtgtgtgtgtgtgtgtgtgtctgtctgtctgtctgtctatgcgcgTATTCGCGGACATGATTGTGTATTATTCCTAAGCTCATGTACTTTGAAAAGACAGGAATAGAGGTAGAGAGGACGAGGTGGTgatcacgtgtatgtgtgtttgtgtgtgtgcgtgtgtattgcgcgcgcgcgcgcgctcacgggtatgatggggggagggggaggaaggatagGATATGGCGATTGATGTTATGTATCAGCCAGGCATACGATTATTGTCCGTGTTGTCGGCGACAAGAGGTCAACTGGGGATCAGAAAATCACCTCCatccacatcaccccccccccccccccccccgacctccctcctcccccttccatctACCACCTCTTCCTTACCTTTTGGACATTCGATCCAAGCCAGTCCAGACGCGATTTATAGATTCATCATCCATCTTCTTctctttagaatagaatagaacagaatagaatatgtctttattaccaagtgtaccggggtcacaaggaatactgggggagggggggggatagtacataacaaggtaaataacataaatcgaaaatcatacacaaccacagatacagtagaaattaggacacatacaagtgcatatcaatataaaaacttgtgcatactcacacgtgcacgcactgcacgcacacacacacacacgcactcacacatgcgcgcgcacacacacacacacacacacacacacacacacactattaaacaGACTCGTATACTACTGAGAAAAGAATAATGTCATCCCTGTAAATCAAgcaggttttaaaaaaagaagattcaCAATTGATCATTTAGTGAAATTAACCACAAAGGTTAAGCACCAATTTGCGAGACGAACATGTTTGTTCGCAACTTTTTTCGAcattactaaagcttatgaccaagtgtggcattcacgtctaatgttaaaactgaagacgattGGATAATCAggacatatgtataactttataaaagacttcttagaaaacacaaaaattcaggctaaaatagggaatacgtattcaactacacgaacattgcagacaggtattcctcagggctctgtaattgctccagtattgttcaacattctaatgaatgatctaccaaaaaaaaactaacaaagaatgttgtaatggttcaatacgctgacgttatatgcatgtggatgaaagttacaatgaaaaagaatacgcctgcccgatatataaattacacaaaaaagctatatcaaaatgaattaaacacagtagcaaattatacgagcgagaatggtctgcaaatatcaaccgaaaaaacacacttgatgctttttaataatggatcagCAACATTGCCAAAatttacgataacaccctggaatataaaaagTAGTTTaattccttggagtacaccttacatcaaaattaacttggaatcatcatattgattacattttaacaaaggccaggaaaacattaaacttcttgaaaataatatgcaaacaaccatggagccaggacatattcattcaactacacctttgcacataaCTTGTTCGGTCAAATATAtgtgcacaagaagtatacttcagtgcaccgaaatatttactgaaaaaaattcaaagcatagactgcagagcatataaactggcacttggcttaccagtccatgcttccagtaagaaaacgtacagtgcagcgggagtattaccgttagaggatcaaagggaacttgcgtgtagtaaatttgtcttgagaagtttaacggacgaaaatgatatggaatcagaaataactctcaaatccgaccgcgattttccaaaaagagctagATCTATATATCCTcccataccacactgggaacatacacgtcaagtattttaacaaattctggcgtgaataaaaccccacattttgctaaaaggtctgtagtatcacctacacctgtatgggatcttcaaagagcgcaatttgaaatcgatcacactgatctgaccaaagatgacaacataaatttacttacatcgcatgtacgaatccatctggaagagaaataccttaatcatctaaagatatttacagacggctctgttgtaaatgatagagctggtgctgctttcgttattccagaccctaactttcaaaactcatttcaactgggagagaataagtccatcttcacagctgaactcatagcaattctaatggcgttaaatttcatgatatcctttccgaaaactatatttcagattctattttgtgttgattctaaatcagttcttgacgctattgaacttataaaagaaacggtaaggtatgaactcattattgaaattaaccatttgattcacgaactcttactaagaggctcccacataatcttttgctggattccttctcattgcggtttttactataatgaaaaagttgacattttggctaaaaaaaaaggagttagaagctccacgaaggagttagatttagatatttcgctttcactacaggaatgttacaccatggtagaaaaagtccaatcgtcaaaatttcagtttgaggaaaaacacaccgataactcggagttacataagaacatacagaaaatgtatggtttcatgggagaACATTactataatgattttcataagaggcaaatcatttctctaatctgcagatggaaaatgaattgttttaggacaaaatatgtcagtaatgtttcttgcatctgtggtgctcacataacagccaatcatataccaacttgcgatatgttaaagtctcaaatccctgaactgaaatcatcttcagtgttgacgatcttcagcggtccattgctaatgtatgactttttcaactccttgttaaatagtccagttgtctcgctgttatagttgttagttttttcattagaaatatgtcatattgttatgtgtttttgttttgttttttgttgtttttttgttgttgtttttttaacaaaacttaaatcaatcattttctatatgtaacacacacacacacactttcacttactcgcatgcgtacacagtaatccccccccctccccctcctcccactcgatttttttcctaccctcgtcatatatcacttacagtgaaaagacgttaaactaaagaacgaacgaacgaacacacacacacacacacacacacacacacacgcacacgcacacgcacacacactggcacacacaaatactcacacacccacgcacacacacacacacacacacacacacacacacacacacacaggtttgaacagaagccgcatattgcatgtggatggggctgatgactagatcttcaggtagatggttgttgataacAACATTTAGTTCTGTTATTGTGAAGAGTCTTGTGGCGCCGCGCATAATGGATTcgtcagattcctccaggtctgtcgactGTGAGTCGGCATTGTTCTGTCTATAATCAGAATTATTATCGTGGCAGAGGGCCTGATGACATCTGTCAGTCAGAGCCAACAGCTATTGTCCAAAGCTGAAACTTAtgtgggcgaggaggaggggggatactATGTACTGTATGATAATATaaggacatatatatatctaaagtgtgtgtgtgtgtgtgtgtgtgtgtgtgtgtgtgtgtgtgtgtgtgtgtgtgtgtgtgtgtgtgtgtggttgtgtgtgtgtgtggttgtgcgtgcgtgcatgtgtgtgtgtgtgtgtgtgtgtgtgtgtgtgtgtgtgtgtgtgtgtgtagccaagcgctcaacTGGCTTAAAAAATAGTTTCCCACACGAACTGAATAGCAGACCTCTTTTCCGCAACTAACGCGCCTGTCTTCAACGGCTCGTGCAGAAGGGGCGACGCCATCTCAAATTTTGAATGTGGGCCCCTGCTAAACATCCTcctaaacatttattaaatcacGTTTCTGTATCGTTCCCTGCAACattatatctgttgtgcttacacacacacacacacacacacacacacacacacacacatacacacgctttaatcagttagaagcatattttatttcagtttaatggttcgtcagtgtaaagatttcaactgacgctaagcgtACGTCACTTTGTCtttctcgtcacacataatgctacagtctaCAGttttgtatgtgactgctgttggaaactaaagcCACACCATTATTGTgattggatgagaatagatcaggcatttagaagatacaaagtCGATTTTCATTGTGgacacttaacgacaatcactCAACACTTAGCTTTGCTTGACGGCTTTGGCTgagttgaaaactgtgtttctgacacgcCGTATTTAATTGGATATcccttttgtcggatcagtaaactgcaagtattatatactgacagaatcgtcacaattccatctttaaatctataccattcgtttttgcctacgttaaactgatttaacgcagtttgtaattttcaacgATGGACCTGTTAAAACTGACctttttcaggtgacttaaattaagattgtaaattcatcttaaataatcaacacttcattttatactcattagaaagtgggtgttgagctctttcttttgcgtcttatccgacgtaaatcggttcaggaatcattcagAAATCATCActaaacaccttgtaacaaacaatTCTAATCAAAGTTAGCCCGATTTGAGCGAatttgcttcgcagcacacgtcAACGTCATTGAAGTTCGCTTTACTTGGATAagtagccacagcaggtgatgactgaacactgttcatctgctctctccctctctcttgctgtgtcgcacacagagtgtgtgttgggtatgcggcttgtgttcgttggtgcatgtgtgcgtacgtgcgcgcgcgcgcgagtgtgtgtgtgcgtgtatgtgtgtgtgtgggtgcgcacgttgtgtgttttgtgtgtttgtatgtaggtatgtatgtatatgtatgtctgtatgtatgtatgtatgtatgtatgtatgtatgtatgtatgtacctacgtatatatgcatgcgtatacgtgcttgtgttctttcaatttcaattgtctacttttgttgttgttgttatcattttttaaatacctgttgcatttcttgattttaatcaactgacatgacctattttaattgttctctctcacctatgtttcaaattatacgcatatgtttgtgtggggatgtttgagtgaatgtttttgggttttgtttgtttgtttgtttgttttttagtgctattgtaaagcgcatagagcttcaagaatatgcgctatagcaagaagtcttaataaataaataaataaacggccagcgtcatcgccatatcgctgcattgtcttctcatctcttctttattcttatttcttctcctctccttctttacttaactattgtaataaaacaattgaaaacccttttgtgacagGCCTGCTTTTTGACCCTGGGCCAGTgtgtggatcttttctatcctttaattcagtaaatcatcagtaattcttttgtaccgtcccctttatatatatatatgtgtatatatatatatatatatatatatagatagatagatagatagatagataccactCAGGTACTCGGCtacaaaagtgtatatatatatatatatatatatatatatatatatatatatatatatatatatataatatatagatagatagatacgatcTTTGCGTCTTTTCAGGTGGTGAGAGACAGCACGTGATACTCACAATGACGAAAAAGATGGGACTGGAGGTGTTCGTCCCTCTTGCCGCCTTCACTGTGTGGACCCTGACCTCTTTCCTGTGCCACAAGCTGGCCAAGATGGCCTTGACCCTCTTCGCCAACGGCCAGGGAGGCGAgctgctccccctccccatccaccccttcctgtcccctctcctcctcaccctcctgcAGGTCGGCACGTGCTACGCGACCGTGACCTTCAGCACGGCCCGCCAAGAAAAGCTGTTCTTCGTGATGGCCGTGTCTCACACCTTGGCGACCATGGCGACCAACGTGAGCCTGTCGCTCATCTTTGCTTCCTCCACGCTGGCCATCAAGCTCCTGGAGCCGGTGACCTCGGCGGTCATCCAGAGCGTCGTCCTGAAGGCGCCCATGAGGGCAGAGTCCGTGCTGAGCATGGCGGTGATAATCGTCGGGGCGGTGCTCTTCGTGGGCGACCCATTGCAGGACGCCCTGTTCTTCAAAGGCGTGTGGATGGCGCTGGTTTCGAACGTGATCCTGGGAGTGAGGAATGTGTCTGTGAAGCTGGACCAGGTCAACAAAGGGGAGGTCCATCTCGCATCTCCCTCGAGCGTCTTCTCTTACGTGTTGGCCCTCTTGGCCGTGGGGTCCGCCGTCTTTTTTCTGGAGAACTACGCGTTCCTGCTCCCTGCTGGGTCCACATACTTCCTGGGGCTGTGTCTAGCTTCCGGTGTCTGTCACGTGACATACTCCTACGTCTCCACCAATGTGATCCTTCGTTACATGTCAGTGGTGGGTCACGCCATCGCCAACATCGTGAAGCGcgtgctggtggtgctgttgctgcacGTGAGTGGGAGGCGTCTTGCCACGGTGTGGAACTGGGTCGGGTTGGTGGTGTGTACTGCGGGGTTGGTCCTGTACAACGGGAGGAAGATCTACTCTGCGTtgacttcctcttcttcgtcgtcgttatcgtcgtcgttgtcgtcgtcgtcgtcgttggcgGGGAATAGGAATGGTGGTTTGATTGAGGCTGATGATcgccgaggtgtgtgtgtgtgtgtgtgtgtgtgtgcgtgtgtgtgtgtgtgtgtgtgtgtgtgcgtgcgtgtgtgtgtgtgtgcgcggtgggggtgggggtatacatGAATGTGTGgggtatgagggtgtgtgtgcatttatctaCTTGTCTAATaatgcggtggtgtgtgtgtgtgtgtgtgtgtgtgtgtgtgtgtgtacatatatgtatgtgtgtgtatgtgagagagacagagagagacagagagagtgtttgtgtgtgtctgcgcgcgcgcgcctctctctgtgtctctgtctctgtgtgtgcgtgcgtgtgtgtgtatgtgtgtgtgtctttgtgtgtgcgtacatgcgtgtatttatacgtgtatctgtgtgtgtgtgtatgtgtgtgtttaatttctctgtgtgtatgtgtatgtatgtatgtatgtatatatatatatatatatatatatatgtgtgtgtgtgtgtgtgtgtgtgtgtgtgtgtgttatttctctgtgtgtatacatacattgcatacatgtacatgtgtgtgtgtgtgtgtgtgtgtgtgtgtgtgtgttcgcagaaAATAGCGGCAACACTCCTGTGGACACCGCACACAAAACCACCTTACTCTACAGGCTGCTGTTCGTCGTGGTCTCCCTCTACCTGGTTTTCTTCCTGCCCGGCGATTGGCTCCGAAGAGCGTCTTTTCTCCGAGCGGAAGACGAGGGCTTCGCCAGCGACCTACGTCACGGTCAAGTGCTGTGGAAGGACGGGTACCCCCTTTTGAGAAAGGACATCACGTACCAGCCAATGGCAAGAGACCCCCGGAAAATCGATTCCTTCCTCCAGCAGAACTTGCTGCATGTTCCCAACAACACTGACCAGCTGTCCCCGTATCTCACCACAAGCAAGGAAGTCATAGACGAAGCGGCGCGCGTGCACGTAAACCTCTTGTCCAGTCTGATTGGTCAAAAGAAGTACGTGATTCTCATCGGAGCGGCTTCCTTCGAGAACAAGGGTGACCCGGCAATAACCATCGGTGAGCTGAAAGTTTTCAAACGCCTGAATCTGAAGCTCGTGTACTACGTCAACGAGGAGAATTGCACCGACCACTTCTTTCGGAACGCAGTAGACGTAGCGAGTCGTTTCTCCCGTGACGAGCTGGTGATCATGATGCAAGGAGGCGGCAACATCATAGGCTACGAAGGGGTGAACCACTGCCGGATGAAGGCGTTCCAGGAGTTCCCGACCCACCAGACCATCCTCCTCTCCCAGAGCGTTTACATGCGAGGCTCGAGGAGCTGGGTGGAGAAGATGGTGGAGGTGTACTGCTGCCGACCTCAGCTGAGCATCTTCCTCCGCGACCGCCTCTCTCTCAGCATCGCCTCGCGACTCTTCACCAACGGCACGCGGCTCTTCCTCGCGCCGGACATGGCCTTCGGGGTCGGCGCCGTCGCCCGATTCTCTCCTCCTTTCCACGACCTGCTGTGGCTGAGGCGCGCCGACGATGAGAGCCCGCGCTACGGCGACCTGCCCGACTTCCCACCCGGGGTGAGCGTGCACGTGGCGGACTGGTGGCGGGCCGGGTGGGACACCCCACGTGGGACGGGCACGCTGGAGACGGCGCACAACGTGTTGCAGAACGGCTTCCTCTTCCTGCAgcgtgggagggtggtggtgacggagcGTCTCCACGGGCACATCCTGTGCACGTTGCTGGACGTTCCGCACGTGATACTCGACAACGCCGACCGGAAGTTGTCCAGCTACCACCTGACGTGGACGCGCGGCGTGCGGAACGTGCGGCTGGCCCGCTCCGCCTCTGAGGCCGGGCGTCTTGCCCTTCAACTGCTGGCGGACTACGAGTCGCTCGTGCCCTCTGTGTTCCCTGGGATGGACATTAGGGAGTACTGAGTAGAGGGGGCTGTATGGGTTCTTCATGATCATGAccatgttttgttcttcttcttcttttttttttcaggattcttcttcctcttcttcttcttcttcatgatcgtGATCATAAGTCTTCTTGAggctctttttcatcatcatcatcatcatcaccttcttcttcttcatcttcatcctcctcctcctctttatcattttcagtatcatcatcatcatcatcatcatcatcattatcttcttcttcttcatcatcatcatcttttcttcttcttcttcatgatcattTGTCTTCAGTCTCCAGGAACTCTCCTCCGCCCatccttatacatattattttaCATTGCAATGATAGTGTATTTATAAACATAACGACCGCTCGATCTGATAAACATGGatgaaacatgtatatatatatatacactacatcGCCTGCAGCCGAATTCTCAATATATAGCCTGAGGATAGAATTCCATGTTTATCAGATCGAGCGGTCGTTATGTTTAtaaatacactgtgtgtgtgtgtgtgtgtgtgtgtgtgtgtgtgtgtgtgtacttagtgctgcagccttgggggctagttggcctttgggaaccatcccagtgctgactgtcctaaaaccctcttggccgagagagtggggatgttatttgggcaagacactctccactgtaatcaaactctagcccagatggtggggacagcagttgcctcctctgctgttctgatggtcatagtcggacacgactgactattatatatatatatatatatatatatatatatatatatataataaataaaacaaagttgaaaagcaacatgttaaacaaaaaatataaatctgaattttcgctgccacccggcaacttggtcacagactacactgtaacaggtgacgtaatgctatttttacgtcatctttctgaccttacatgacgtctatTCCTTCTATTGTctgtgtacacatcactctttttcactctcgctctctctctgtatgtcagtgatcgtgtgtaaccaccaccacgacaaaccagactggtaactccacgaatcaagagttcacaatgaaaacccatggatgttgTTTCacaagttcagtccaacaaaaactgtcccaaggttacatatccagaacagttgtcttcttttcagctcctccactttgttgacctgctccaacgctgtcacctgtaaaaagctgaggttgtcgtcagaagggtgaggggtggaagaaacatgggcagcgaccgaac
Protein-coding regions in this window:
- the LOC143278005 gene encoding uncharacterized protein LOC143278005 — encoded protein: MARDPRKIDSFLQQNLLHVPNNTDQLSPYLTTSKEVIDEAARVHVNLLSSLIGQKKYVILIGAASFENKGDPAITIGELKVFKRLNLKLVYYVNEENCTDHFFRNAVDVASRFSRDELVIMMQGGGNIIGYEGVNHCRMKAFQEFPTHQTILLSQSVYMRGSRSWVEKMVEVYCCRPQLSIFLRDRLSLSIASRLFTNGTRLFLAPDMAFGVGAVARFSPPFHDLLWLRRADDESPRYGDLPDFPPGVSVHVADWWRAGWDTPRGTGTLETAHNVLQNGFLFLQRGRVVVTERLHGHILCTLLDVPHVILDNADRKLSSYHLTWTRGVRNVRLARSASEAGRLALQLLADYESLVPSVFPGMDIREY